In one Streptomyces marincola genomic region, the following are encoded:
- a CDS encoding TetR/AcrR family transcriptional regulator, with the protein MTGRQRADARRNYARILAVAEDEVAAHGADASLEQIARVAGVGSATVRRHFPTRRALLEAVSHRRVEALSARARDLAGEDDSRKALLDWLSDVVAYAASARGLAAALAYDGSAPDPVYENSCAATLEEAGAPLLDRAVRDGAVAAEVTVADLITLVVGIALATEHRQDPAAQADRMFRLTVAGLSPGNGPRSATDRAGAR; encoded by the coding sequence ATGACCGGCCGCCAACGCGCGGACGCCAGGCGCAACTACGCGCGCATCCTCGCGGTGGCCGAGGACGAGGTCGCGGCCCACGGGGCCGACGCGTCCCTTGAGCAGATCGCCCGCGTCGCGGGCGTCGGCTCGGCCACCGTGCGTCGGCACTTCCCCACCCGCCGCGCCCTGCTCGAAGCGGTGTCGCACCGGCGGGTCGAGGCCCTGAGCGCCCGCGCCCGCGACCTGGCCGGCGAGGACGACAGCCGGAAGGCGCTGCTCGACTGGCTGAGCGACGTCGTCGCCTACGCGGCCTCGGCCCGCGGGCTGGCAGCCGCCCTGGCCTATGACGGCTCAGCGCCCGACCCGGTGTACGAGAACTCCTGCGCGGCGACGCTTGAGGAGGCGGGCGCCCCGTTGCTCGACCGCGCCGTGCGGGACGGCGCGGTGGCGGCGGAGGTCACGGTCGCCGACCTGATCACCCTGGTCGTCGGCATCGCGCTCGCCACGGAGCACCGCCAGGACCCCGCCGCCCAGGCGGACCGGATGTTCCGCCTGACCGTGGCGGGTCTGAGCCCCGGGAACGGGCCGCGGTCCGCGACGGACCGTGCGGGTGCCCGCTGA
- a CDS encoding KGGVGR-motif variant AAA ATPase, translating to MAGKLYTWVDVDSRLAEAAVAGQWRPWLLEVDAWWDGVELTVLPGTEIATVRAWLDERFGIGSAAAHEGGLELLLDRPPAHAPASLPVRLIEATDTETAPRRPRLTERRVTSALGDALPRPAQPRFPEGKQLVAFHSFKGGVGRTLHAVALADLLASQGQHVLLIDADLEAPGITWMYQAQGGRCDIAYEDLIALLHSAQHGDPGPAVRTAAAYLPNQRVSRYPGTGRVTVLPASRRTQLGPPRIAPPDVLTEDRSPYFLSESLAALAIAADVDTVILDLRAGASELAAPILLDPRVARVFVTTVSSQSLQGTETMIRQLGAQSPAVVGTDPAPGAIVTQYRLDVHQEHADAARRSLAAALSATIGLAGTAADEHPEDDLAVDEQVLTEPVLSPFREELLALPESWDAVVDVIRRCSLPALLTDFAAGAAPAAPDAQPHPEEPAALDDRRRALEDTADRLVFAERRGTDLGLGFLTTEPVRRLITDHSTDLPVAVMVGAKGSGKTFTFARMCAAGSWLIFAEDNGHVVERSAPVVPVLDPLNIAEPQPGAVSPQRLRDLAAGGTGITAEEIRRHLNSGLRDERADDPEFWRTRWLECLFLAAGGERGAPAEESLIERTLDQSKAVLFIVDGLEDWLETVDTEPKRIALRTLLLDVPAWLRTVRNRSLGLVVFVRQDLVRRAIRQNLGQFLDRYSPYELRWDTEDALRLSLWVTLNAGAVQAPKHAVVNLGHDEIVRALVPLWGAKLGTETSREAWSERWVPAALADFNEQIQARDVVRFLREAAAASIGDDRWPDRVLTPAAMRRALVACSRAKVEEINKENPPLGSLLGRMSGYADSVRMPFDAADVGLTADDVESLEQWGALARDADGRYRMPEIYRHALGFRTQGRARVVRGV from the coding sequence ATGGCCGGCAAGCTCTACACCTGGGTCGATGTCGACTCCCGGCTGGCGGAGGCGGCCGTCGCCGGCCAGTGGCGTCCCTGGCTGCTCGAAGTGGACGCCTGGTGGGACGGCGTGGAGCTGACCGTCCTGCCAGGGACGGAGATCGCCACGGTCCGGGCCTGGCTCGACGAGCGGTTCGGCATCGGATCGGCCGCCGCGCACGAGGGCGGTCTCGAACTCCTCCTGGACCGGCCTCCGGCCCACGCTCCCGCGTCCCTCCCGGTACGTCTGATCGAGGCCACCGACACCGAAACGGCGCCGCGGCGGCCCAGGTTGACCGAACGCCGTGTCACCTCCGCCCTCGGCGACGCCCTGCCCCGCCCGGCGCAGCCCCGGTTTCCCGAGGGGAAGCAGCTCGTCGCCTTCCACTCCTTCAAGGGCGGCGTGGGACGGACCCTGCACGCCGTCGCGCTGGCCGACCTGCTCGCCTCCCAGGGGCAGCACGTCCTGCTCATCGACGCGGACCTGGAGGCGCCCGGCATCACGTGGATGTACCAGGCGCAAGGCGGCCGGTGCGACATCGCCTACGAGGACCTCATCGCGCTGCTGCACTCCGCCCAGCACGGCGATCCCGGGCCGGCCGTTCGGACCGCCGCCGCCTACCTGCCGAACCAGCGCGTCTCGCGTTACCCGGGCACGGGCCGGGTGACCGTTCTCCCGGCCAGTCGGCGCACACAGCTGGGGCCGCCCCGGATCGCTCCTCCCGACGTGCTCACCGAGGACCGCTCGCCGTACTTCCTCAGCGAGTCCCTGGCCGCACTCGCCATCGCCGCCGACGTGGACACCGTGATCCTCGATCTGCGCGCCGGGGCCTCGGAACTGGCGGCGCCGATCCTGCTCGACCCCCGGGTGGCGCGCGTGTTCGTCACCACCGTCAGCAGCCAGTCCCTCCAGGGCACCGAGACGATGATCCGGCAGTTGGGGGCGCAGTCCCCCGCCGTGGTGGGCACCGATCCGGCGCCCGGCGCGATCGTGACGCAGTACCGGCTCGACGTTCACCAGGAGCACGCGGACGCGGCACGCAGAAGCCTCGCGGCGGCGCTGTCCGCCACGATCGGCCTGGCCGGCACAGCGGCGGACGAGCACCCGGAGGACGATCTCGCCGTGGACGAGCAGGTGCTGACCGAGCCGGTGCTGAGCCCGTTCCGCGAGGAGTTGCTGGCGCTCCCGGAGAGCTGGGACGCGGTGGTCGACGTCATCCGGCGGTGTTCCCTGCCCGCCCTTCTGACCGACTTCGCGGCCGGCGCCGCACCGGCGGCCCCCGACGCGCAGCCCCACCCCGAGGAGCCGGCCGCCCTGGACGACCGGCGGCGCGCGCTTGAGGACACCGCGGACCGGCTCGTGTTCGCCGAGCGGCGCGGCACGGACCTGGGGCTCGGCTTCCTCACCACGGAGCCGGTGCGCCGGCTCATCACGGACCACAGCACGGACCTGCCGGTGGCGGTCATGGTCGGCGCGAAGGGCTCGGGCAAGACCTTCACCTTCGCCCGCATGTGCGCGGCCGGTTCCTGGCTCATCTTCGCCGAGGACAACGGGCACGTCGTGGAGCGGTCCGCTCCGGTGGTCCCCGTTCTCGACCCGCTGAACATCGCCGAGCCGCAGCCGGGCGCGGTGTCGCCGCAGCGGCTCAGGGACCTCGCCGCCGGAGGGACCGGCATTACGGCGGAGGAGATCCGCAGGCACCTGAACTCCGGACTGCGCGACGAGCGGGCCGATGACCCGGAGTTCTGGCGCACCCGCTGGCTCGAATGCCTCTTCCTGGCGGCGGGCGGCGAACGCGGCGCGCCCGCCGAGGAGTCGCTGATCGAGCGCACACTCGACCAGTCGAAAGCCGTCCTGTTCATCGTCGACGGCCTGGAGGACTGGCTCGAAACGGTGGACACCGAACCGAAGCGCATCGCCCTCCGGACGCTGCTGCTCGACGTCCCGGCCTGGCTGCGCACGGTGCGCAACCGCTCGCTCGGTCTCGTGGTCTTCGTCCGCCAGGACCTGGTCCGCAGGGCGATCCGGCAGAACCTCGGCCAGTTCCTCGACCGCTATTCCCCCTACGAACTGCGCTGGGACACCGAGGACGCGCTGCGGCTGTCCCTGTGGGTCACGTTGAACGCCGGCGCGGTGCAAGCGCCGAAACATGCGGTCGTCAACCTGGGGCACGACGAGATCGTTCGGGCCCTCGTGCCTCTCTGGGGCGCGAAGCTGGGTACGGAGACGTCACGTGAGGCGTGGAGCGAGCGGTGGGTCCCCGCGGCACTCGCGGACTTCAACGAACAGATCCAGGCGCGCGATGTCGTCAGGTTCCTGCGGGAAGCCGCCGCCGCGTCCATCGGGGACGACCGGTGGCCGGACCGGGTGCTGACCCCGGCCGCGATGCGCCGCGCCCTCGTTGCGTGCAGCCGGGCGAAGGTGGAAGAGATCAACAAGGAGAACCCGCCGCTCGGCAGTCTGCTGGGGCGCATGTCGGGATACGCGGACTCCGTTCGGATGCCGTTCGACGCCGCCGACGTCGGGCTCACGGCCGACGACGTCGAGTCCTTGGAACAGTGGGGCGCCCTGGCGAGGGACGCCGACGGGCGCTACCGCATGCCCGAGATCTACCGGCACGCGCTCGGTTTCCGCACGCAGGGCAGGGCGCGCGTGGTCCGGGGGGTGTGA
- a CDS encoding DUF4191 domain-containing protein codes for MARKEKAQDSETPGRMKQIALTYKMTKRADRWIGLIISAVGLGTFAVVLAFGFWIGHPIYLGILGFLVALLATAIVFGRRAERAAFGQMEGQPGAAAAVLENMRRGIAFTPAIAVNRNQDVVHRAVGKCGVVLVGEGNPNRLKALMAAERRRMNRAVSEVPVHDVIVGRGEGQVELKKLRSTILKFPRVLAGPRVTEVNDRLRAMGDLMSNMPLPKGPMPKGMRLPKGGNMPRRGGR; via the coding sequence ATGGCGCGGAAGGAAAAGGCTCAGGATTCCGAGACTCCGGGGCGGATGAAGCAGATCGCCCTGACGTACAAGATGACCAAGCGGGCCGACCGCTGGATCGGTCTGATCATCTCGGCGGTCGGCCTGGGCACGTTCGCGGTGGTCCTCGCCTTCGGCTTCTGGATCGGGCACCCGATCTACCTCGGCATCCTCGGCTTCCTCGTCGCGCTGCTCGCGACGGCCATCGTCTTCGGGCGGCGCGCGGAGCGGGCGGCGTTCGGCCAGATGGAGGGCCAGCCGGGTGCGGCGGCGGCCGTTCTGGAGAACATGCGCCGCGGCATCGCGTTCACGCCCGCCATCGCCGTCAACCGGAACCAGGACGTGGTCCACCGGGCGGTCGGCAAGTGCGGCGTGGTGCTGGTCGGCGAGGGCAACCCGAACCGGCTGAAGGCCCTGATGGCCGCGGAGCGGCGCCGGATGAACCGGGCGGTCTCCGAGGTGCCGGTGCACGACGTGATCGTGGGTCGCGGCGAGGGCCAGGTGGAGCTGAAGAAGCTGCGTTCCACGATCCTGAAGTTCCCGCGGGTGCTGGCCGGGCCCCGCGTGACCGAGGTGAACGACCGGCTGCGCGCCATGGGCGATCTGATGAGCAACATGCCGCTGCCGAAGGGCCCGATGCCCAAGGGCATGCGCCTTCCGAAGGGCGGCAACATGCCGCGCCGCGGCGGTCGCTGA
- a CDS encoding RNA polymerase sigma factor gives MQMTLRARIRDGDSEAFGHLFDAYARSVYNHAFRLVGDWSAAEDIVSLTFLEAWRLRGRVDPEGGSLRPWLLGIATNTARNTRRAARRHTAALARLPRGEDVRDIADEVAGRLDDTEVLAAVRLALDTLRRGEREVIALCVWSDLDYATAAETLGIPVGTVKSRLSRARKKLAAAARDLEPRRRPGQVKGGRTPAAWPAQEESR, from the coding sequence ATGCAGATGACACTGCGAGCGCGCATTCGCGACGGCGACAGCGAGGCGTTCGGCCACCTCTTCGACGCGTACGCCCGCTCGGTCTACAACCACGCGTTCCGGCTGGTGGGGGACTGGTCGGCCGCGGAGGACATCGTCTCGTTGACGTTCCTCGAAGCCTGGCGGCTGCGCGGACGCGTCGACCCCGAGGGCGGCTCGCTGCGGCCCTGGCTGCTCGGCATCGCCACGAACACCGCGCGCAACACCCGGCGCGCCGCCCGGCGGCACACCGCCGCGCTGGCCCGGCTGCCCAGGGGCGAGGACGTGCGCGACATCGCGGACGAGGTGGCGGGGCGGCTCGACGACACGGAAGTGCTGGCCGCCGTCCGGCTCGCCCTCGACACCCTGCGGCGCGGTGAACGCGAGGTGATCGCCCTGTGCGTGTGGTCCGACCTCGACTACGCGACCGCCGCCGAAACACTCGGCATCCCCGTCGGCACCGTCAAGTCACGGCTGTCCCGGGCCAGGAAGAAGCTCGCGGCGGCGGCGCGCGACCTGGAACCGCGCCGCCGCCCAGGACAGGTGAAGGGAGGCCGCACCCCAGCGGCCTGGCCCGCCCAGGAGGAATCACGATGA
- the lipA gene encoding lipoyl synthase yields MSAVAPDGRKMLRLEVRNSQTPIERKPEWIKTRARMGPQYRELQGLVKREGLHTVCQEAGCPNIFECWEDREATFLIGGEQCTRRCDFCQIDTGRPADLDRDEPRRVAESVRQMELRYATVTGVARDDLPDGGAWLYAETVRQIHTLVPGTGVELLIPDFNAVPEQLAEVFDSRPEVLAHNVETVPRIFRRIRPGFRYERSLDVLTQARAAGLVTKSNLILGLGETREEISQALREMHAAGCELITITQYLRPTPRHHPVERWVKPDEFVELREEAEAIGYSGVMSGPMVRSSYRAGRLYRQAVEQRSAA; encoded by the coding sequence GTGTCCGCTGTCGCACCCGATGGCCGCAAGATGCTGCGCCTTGAGGTCCGGAACAGCCAGACCCCGATCGAGCGCAAGCCCGAGTGGATCAAGACCCGGGCGAGAATGGGCCCGCAGTACCGCGAGTTGCAGGGCCTGGTGAAGCGGGAGGGGCTGCACACGGTCTGCCAGGAGGCCGGCTGCCCCAACATCTTCGAGTGCTGGGAGGACCGCGAGGCGACGTTCCTGATCGGCGGCGAGCAGTGCACGCGGCGCTGCGACTTCTGCCAGATCGACACCGGCAGGCCCGCCGATCTCGACCGCGACGAGCCCAGGCGCGTCGCGGAGTCGGTGCGGCAGATGGAGCTGCGCTACGCGACGGTGACCGGCGTGGCCCGGGACGACCTGCCGGACGGCGGCGCGTGGCTGTACGCGGAGACCGTGCGCCAGATCCACACGCTGGTGCCCGGCACCGGAGTCGAGCTGCTGATCCCCGACTTCAACGCGGTGCCCGAGCAGCTGGCCGAGGTCTTCGACTCGCGGCCCGAGGTGCTGGCGCACAACGTCGAGACCGTTCCGCGCATCTTCCGGCGCATCCGGCCCGGGTTCCGCTACGAGCGGTCGCTCGACGTGCTGACGCAGGCCCGCGCCGCGGGCCTGGTCACCAAGTCGAACCTGATCCTCGGGCTCGGCGAGACCCGCGAGGAGATCAGCCAGGCGCTGCGGGAGATGCACGCGGCGGGCTGCGAGCTGATCACCATCACGCAGTACCTGCGGCCGACGCCGCGCCACCACCCGGTGGAGCGCTGGGTGAAGCCGGACGAGTTCGTCGAGCTGCGCGAGGAGGCCGAGGCGATCGGCTACTCCGGCGTGATGTCGGGACCGATGGTGCGGTCCTCCTACCGCGCCGGGCGGCTGTACCGGCAGGCGGTCGAGCAGCGCTCCGCCGCGTGA
- a CDS encoding RDD family protein, producing the protein MDNRQVLGSWLSGPRATAESMGIDFGYRGQRLGLPEEGPGSVAPLAKRVVAILVDWAMCLLIAYGLISREPATLSNWALAVFVVMVTLTVGTLGMTPGKRLLRIRVVSVHGGRLTFPRAVLRTFLLALAIPPLVWDRDGRGLHDRFSGAVQVRV; encoded by the coding sequence GTGGACAATCGGCAGGTACTTGGCTCCTGGCTCTCCGGACCCCGCGCGACGGCCGAGAGCATGGGCATCGACTTCGGTTACCGCGGGCAGCGGCTCGGTCTCCCCGAGGAGGGGCCCGGATCGGTCGCCCCCCTCGCCAAGCGGGTCGTGGCCATCCTCGTCGACTGGGCGATGTGCCTGCTGATCGCATACGGTCTCATCAGCCGCGAGCCGGCCACTCTCAGTAACTGGGCCCTGGCCGTCTTCGTCGTCATGGTCACGCTCACGGTCGGCACGCTCGGCATGACGCCCGGGAAGCGGCTCCTGCGCATCCGCGTCGTCAGCGTCCACGGCGGCCGGCTGACGTTCCCGCGCGCCGTGCTGCGCACGTTCCTGCTCGCCCTGGCCATCCCGCCGCTGGTCTGGGACCGCGACGGCCGCGGCCTGCACGACCGGTTCTCCGGCGCCGTGCAGGTCCGCGTCTGA
- a CDS encoding NmrA family NAD(P)-binding protein: protein MSIDSAPVLVTGATGRQGGATARALLANGVPVRALVRDPASARAAAVASLGAELVAGDLLDRDSLVRAAEGVRAVFSVQMPTATANGFDFDGEVAQGVNLIEGAKAAGVPQFVHTSVSGAGQHTATPGWAEGRWAALEPTLGAKSAIQDRLREAGFPAWTLIKPGFFMENVLPAMAFLFPRGVEGGIVSVLRPETRLSLVAVDDIGRAAAAAVAAPERFHGVELELAGDHLSMTRIADVLSRVLGVRLSAPDMTEEQARAAGMPDMGASHAWMNAVGQPARPQFARELGLPLTDFETWAREHLRAAA, encoded by the coding sequence ATGTCCATCGATTCCGCGCCCGTCCTGGTCACCGGCGCCACCGGCAGGCAGGGCGGTGCGACCGCCCGTGCCCTGCTCGCGAACGGCGTCCCCGTGCGCGCCCTGGTGCGCGATCCGGCCTCCGCGCGGGCCGCCGCCGTCGCGTCGCTCGGCGCGGAACTGGTCGCGGGCGACCTCCTCGACCGCGACTCCCTCGTGCGGGCCGCCGAGGGCGTTCGCGCCGTCTTCTCGGTGCAGATGCCGACCGCGACCGCGAACGGGTTCGACTTCGACGGGGAGGTGGCCCAGGGCGTCAACCTCATCGAGGGCGCGAAGGCGGCCGGAGTCCCGCAGTTCGTCCACACCTCCGTCAGCGGCGCCGGGCAGCACACGGCGACCCCCGGCTGGGCCGAGGGCCGCTGGGCGGCGCTGGAGCCCACGCTCGGCGCCAAGAGCGCGATCCAGGACCGGCTCCGCGAGGCGGGCTTCCCCGCGTGGACGCTCATCAAGCCGGGCTTCTTCATGGAGAACGTCCTGCCCGCCATGGCCTTCCTGTTCCCGCGCGGCGTCGAGGGCGGCATCGTGAGCGTCCTCAGGCCCGAGACCCGCCTGTCCCTCGTCGCGGTCGACGACATCGGCCGGGCCGCCGCCGCGGCGGTCGCCGCGCCGGAGCGGTTCCACGGGGTCGAACTCGAACTGGCCGGCGACCACCTGTCGATGACGCGGATAGCCGACGTGCTCTCCCGCGTCCTCGGCGTCCGCCTGTCCGCCCCCGACATGACCGAGGAGCAGGCCCGCGCCGCCGGAATGCCGGACATGGGGGCCTCGCACGCGTGGATGAACGCGGTCGGCCAGCCGGCCCGCCCCCAGTTCGCCAGGGAACTGGGCCTTCCACTCACCGACTTCGAGACGTGGGCGCGGGAGCACCTGCGGGCCGCCGCCTGA
- a CDS encoding TetR/AcrR family transcriptional regulator yields the protein MPRPGGRSRLSAADWADAALSALREGGGLAAIAIEPLAVRLGATKGSFYWHFTNREALIEAALARWEKAQTEEVIADLGRQRDALARIRELFAHVTALATRDPTELVLIGEAAHPQVAPVLRRVVARRLDYLSGLFVELGLDEKDARQRSIQTYSGYVGRAQLARAVPELLPHGEEENRRYLDSVLGALLAR from the coding sequence ATGCCACGACCAGGGGGACGGAGCCGCTTGTCGGCCGCGGACTGGGCGGATGCGGCGCTGTCCGCGCTTCGTGAGGGGGGCGGCCTCGCGGCCATCGCCATCGAACCGCTCGCGGTCCGCCTCGGCGCGACGAAAGGCAGCTTCTACTGGCACTTCACCAACCGCGAGGCGCTGATCGAGGCGGCGCTCGCGCGCTGGGAGAAGGCACAGACGGAAGAGGTCATCGCCGATCTCGGCCGCCAGCGCGACGCGTTGGCACGCATCCGTGAACTCTTCGCGCATGTCACGGCGTTGGCCACCAGGGACCCCACCGAGCTGGTACTGATCGGCGAGGCGGCGCATCCGCAGGTGGCGCCCGTTCTCAGGCGCGTGGTGGCCAGGCGGCTCGACTACCTGTCCGGCCTGTTCGTCGAGCTCGGGCTCGACGAGAAGGACGCGCGCCAGCGCAGCATCCAGACCTACTCCGGATACGTCGGCCGCGCCCAACTGGCCCGCGCGGTGCCGGAACTCCTGCCGCACGGCGAGGAGGAGAACCGCAGGTACCTCGACTCGGTGCTCGGCGCGCTCCTGGCCCGCTGA
- the glnA gene encoding type I glutamate--ammonia ligase, with the protein MFRNADEINKYIADNDVKFIDVRFCDLPGIMQHVTVPAETFDPAESLMFDGSSIRGFQAIHESDMALVPDLSTARVDPFRKDSTININFFIQDPITGEAYSRDPRNVAKKAEAYLASSGIADTAYFGPEAEFYVFDDVRFETKSNAGYYYIDSEAGAWNTGAIEEGGNRGYKVRYKGGYFPAPPVDHFADLRAEMSLELSKAGLKVERQHHEVGTAGQAEINYQYNTLLAAADDLMLFKYIIKNVAWRNGKTATFMPKPIFGDNGSGMHVHQSLWTNGTPLFYDEQGYAGLSDTARYYIGGILRHAPSLLAFTNPTVNSYHRLVPGFEAPVNLVYSQRNRSAAMRIPITGSNPKAKRVEFRAPDPSSNPYLAFSALLLAGLDGIKNKIEPAEPIDKDLYELAPEEHAELPQVPTSLPAVLEALEADNEYLQAGGVFTADLIETWIDFKREKEIAPMQLRPHPHEFELYFDV; encoded by the coding sequence ATGTTCCGAAACGCCGACGAGATCAACAAGTACATCGCGGACAACGACGTCAAGTTCATCGACGTGCGTTTCTGCGACCTGCCGGGCATCATGCAGCACGTCACCGTGCCGGCCGAGACGTTCGACCCGGCCGAGAGCCTGATGTTCGACGGTTCGTCGATCCGAGGCTTCCAGGCCATCCACGAGTCCGACATGGCGCTCGTCCCGGATCTGTCCACCGCGCGGGTCGACCCGTTCCGCAAGGACAGCACGATCAACATCAACTTCTTCATCCAGGACCCGATCACGGGCGAGGCGTACAGCCGCGACCCGCGGAACGTGGCGAAGAAGGCCGAGGCGTACCTCGCCTCCTCCGGGATCGCGGACACCGCGTACTTCGGCCCCGAGGCCGAGTTCTACGTGTTCGACGACGTGCGGTTCGAGACCAAGTCGAACGCCGGCTACTACTACATCGACTCCGAGGCCGGCGCGTGGAACACCGGCGCCATCGAGGAGGGCGGCAACCGCGGTTACAAGGTCCGCTACAAGGGCGGCTACTTCCCGGCGCCCCCGGTGGACCACTTCGCGGACCTGCGCGCGGAGATGTCGCTCGAACTGAGCAAGGCCGGTCTCAAGGTGGAGCGCCAGCACCACGAGGTGGGCACCGCGGGACAGGCGGAGATCAACTACCAGTACAACACGCTGCTCGCCGCCGCCGACGACCTGATGCTGTTCAAGTACATCATCAAGAACGTCGCCTGGCGCAACGGCAAGACCGCGACGTTCATGCCCAAGCCGATCTTCGGTGACAACGGCTCCGGCATGCACGTCCACCAGTCGCTGTGGACGAACGGCACGCCGCTGTTCTACGACGAGCAGGGCTACGCGGGCCTGTCCGACACCGCGCGCTACTACATCGGCGGCATCCTGCGGCACGCGCCGTCGCTGCTGGCGTTCACCAACCCCACGGTGAACTCGTACCACCGCCTGGTGCCCGGCTTCGAGGCGCCGGTCAACCTGGTCTACTCGCAGCGGAACCGGTCGGCCGCCATGCGCATCCCGATCACCGGCTCGAACCCGAAGGCCAAGCGCGTCGAGTTCCGCGCGCCCGACCCGTCCTCGAACCCGTACCTGGCGTTCTCCGCGCTCCTGCTCGCGGGCCTTGACGGCATCAAGAACAAGATCGAGCCGGCCGAGCCCATCGACAAGGACCTGTACGAGCTGGCCCCCGAGGAGCACGCCGAGCTGCCCCAGGTGCCGACCTCGCTGCCCGCCGTGCTCGAAGCGCTCGAAGCGGACAACGAGTACCTCCAGGCCGGTGGCGTGTTCACGGCCGACCTGATCGAGACGTGGATCGACTTCAAGCGCGAGAAGGAGATCGCCCCGATGCAGCTCCGCCCGCACCCGCACGAGTTCGAGCTGTACTTCGACGTGTGA
- a CDS encoding CU044_5270 family protein, with the protein MNGFLPLPEKELPPGRHGQLKEFMMQEIQNAAAPSGAAPGRRRWARPAFAVPGLAGALALAVAAGIAVWGPDDAGRPIGRDGEATYAFAPNVNADTTDGAGELLLQVAAAVDPQAEDIRDDQWTYVRSREAHVTVNDHIETVLPPLSDQELWLPVDGPGKQHAPYDLNYRHLQTLPTDPDAMLEWLRSHQDMESDDRNYDQDAFVRASGLLRAPLMPPDVTAALLGALAQIPDVFVVRDAVDAAGRQGFAIVRYDSYNPGVRDEVLFDPGTLELLGFRSVATRATDTIEAGQVLSTTAVLERAVVDEDGQRP; encoded by the coding sequence ATGAACGGATTCTTGCCACTCCCCGAGAAGGAGCTCCCACCGGGCCGTCACGGACAGCTCAAGGAGTTCATGATGCAGGAGATCCAGAACGCCGCGGCGCCGAGCGGGGCCGCGCCCGGCCGCCGCCGGTGGGCGCGCCCCGCGTTCGCCGTCCCGGGCCTCGCGGGTGCGCTGGCCCTCGCCGTGGCGGCGGGCATCGCCGTGTGGGGCCCGGACGACGCCGGGCGGCCGATCGGCAGGGACGGCGAGGCGACCTACGCCTTCGCGCCCAACGTGAACGCGGACACCACCGACGGGGCCGGCGAACTGCTGCTCCAGGTCGCGGCGGCCGTCGACCCCCAGGCCGAGGACATCCGCGACGACCAGTGGACGTACGTCCGCAGCCGGGAAGCGCACGTGACCGTGAACGACCACATCGAGACCGTGCTCCCCCCGCTGTCCGACCAGGAGCTCTGGCTGCCCGTCGACGGGCCGGGGAAACAGCACGCGCCCTACGACCTCAACTACCGCCATCTCCAGACGCTGCCCACCGACCCGGACGCGATGCTGGAGTGGCTGCGCTCGCACCAGGACATGGAGTCCGATGACCGCAACTACGACCAGGACGCCTTCGTGCGCGCGAGCGGCCTGCTGCGGGCCCCCCTGATGCCGCCGGACGTCACCGCCGCGCTGCTCGGCGCCCTGGCGCAGATCCCCGACGTGTTCGTGGTGCGCGACGCGGTGGACGCGGCCGGCCGGCAGGGGTTCGCCATCGTGCGCTACGACTCCTACAACCCCGGAGTCCGCGACGAGGTGCTGTTCGACCCCGGGACCCTGGAGTTGCTCGGCTTCCGCAGCGTCGCGACCCGGGCCACCGACACCATCGAGGCCGGCCAGGTCCTGAGCACGACGGCCGTGCTGGAACGCGCCGTGGTGGACGAGGACGGCCAGCGCCCGTAG
- a CDS encoding DUF1206 domain-containing protein, with product MGTSAVLRGRSAARRAARSSPMNAAARWGLAARGTLYLLIGALALSIAFGGDEQADRGGALRELASRPFGEFLIWAVGVGLVGMALWRLSEAAFGASGPDGRKKHKRAMSGARAVFYGVIAYSVLSFAAGEQGSGSSDEQSRDVTAQALGLPGGQWLVAGAGLAIAGAGVWIGVRALRRSFHKDLKRAEMPQGARRAVDVLGVTGGVARGAFFAAAGAFAVRAAADYDPDEAKGMDDTLRTFADTPAGPWLLVAMAVGLALFGLFSFALARWRRV from the coding sequence ATGGGAACATCAGCCGTACTCCGCGGCAGGTCGGCGGCCCGCCGCGCCGCCCGCAGCTCACCCATGAACGCGGCGGCCCGCTGGGGGCTGGCCGCCCGGGGGACGCTGTACCTGCTGATCGGCGCGCTGGCGCTGAGCATCGCTTTCGGCGGCGACGAACAGGCCGACCGGGGCGGCGCGTTGCGCGAACTGGCGAGCCGCCCGTTCGGGGAATTCCTGATCTGGGCGGTCGGCGTCGGGCTCGTCGGAATGGCGCTGTGGCGCCTGTCCGAGGCCGCGTTCGGCGCCTCGGGCCCCGACGGCCGCAAGAAGCACAAGCGGGCGATGTCGGGGGCCAGAGCCGTCTTCTACGGGGTGATCGCCTACTCGGTCCTGTCGTTCGCCGCGGGCGAGCAGGGCAGCGGGTCGAGCGACGAGCAGTCGCGGGACGTCACGGCGCAGGCCCTCGGCCTGCCGGGCGGGCAGTGGCTCGTGGCCGGCGCCGGCCTGGCCATCGCCGGGGCCGGTGTGTGGATCGGGGTGCGGGCGCTGAGGCGGTCGTTCCACAAGGACCTGAAGCGTGCGGAGATGCCGCAGGGCGCGCGGCGGGCGGTCGATGTCCTCGGGGTGACCGGCGGCGTGGCGCGCGGCGCGTTCTTCGCCGCCGCGGGCGCCTTCGCGGTGCGGGCCGCGGCCGACTACGACCCGGACGAGGCCAAGGGCATGGACGACACGCTCCGCACGTTCGCCGATACCCCGGCCGGGCCGTGGCTGCTGGTGGCGATGGCCGTCGGCCTGGCGCTGTTCGGGCTGTTCTCCTTCGCGCTGGCCCGCTGGCGCCGGGTCTGA